One genomic window of Candidatus Methylomirabilota bacterium includes the following:
- a CDS encoding LLM class flavin-dependent oxidoreductase, with product MSRLNFGAFLAPHHPIGEHPMLQFRRDLDFVEHLDRLGYEEFWCGEHHSSGWEMIASPEMFLAAAGERTKRIKLATGVISLPYHHPFNVAQRMVQLDYMTGGRAIFGSGPGALPSDAHSLGIDPMLQRDRQDEAIGVIRRLFRGERITMKTDWFELNDAALQLLPFQEEMPCAVASQISPSGMTLAGKHGIGIISIGSLSEEGLNSLPTQWGFAEAAAAKHGQTVDRKDWRVLLSWHIAETREKAREEAKDGLFRHHNEYITATLQRPGAVAFKSPDEAVDRTAFVPGAVSTIGTPDDLVARIKSVLDMSGGFGTVVGFVHDWANPENTMRSWDMVARYVVPEINGYLAKLRESREFLATNREYFNRAREAVMAKITENEAAAAALKVTKSPLLAASAGNLPDLDQAREKLTPR from the coding sequence ATGTCCCGTCTGAACTTCGGTGCCTTCCTCGCGCCCCACCATCCGATCGGCGAGCATCCGATGCTGCAGTTCCGCCGCGACCTCGACTTCGTCGAGCACCTGGACCGGCTCGGCTACGAGGAGTTCTGGTGCGGCGAGCATCACTCCAGCGGCTGGGAGATGATCGCCTCGCCCGAGATGTTCCTGGCCGCGGCGGGCGAGCGCACGAAGCGCATCAAGCTCGCGACGGGCGTCATCTCCCTGCCCTATCATCATCCCTTCAACGTGGCCCAGCGGATGGTGCAGCTCGACTACATGACGGGCGGGCGCGCGATCTTCGGCTCCGGCCCGGGCGCGCTGCCCTCGGACGCGCACTCGCTCGGCATCGACCCCATGCTGCAGCGCGACCGCCAGGACGAGGCGATCGGCGTGATCCGCCGCCTGTTCCGCGGCGAGCGCATCACGATGAAGACGGACTGGTTCGAGCTGAACGACGCGGCGCTGCAGCTCCTGCCCTTCCAGGAGGAGATGCCCTGCGCCGTCGCCTCCCAGATCAGCCCGTCGGGCATGACGCTGGCCGGCAAGCACGGCATCGGCATCATCTCGATCGGGTCCTTGTCCGAGGAAGGCTTGAACTCGCTGCCCACCCAGTGGGGCTTCGCCGAGGCGGCGGCGGCCAAGCACGGCCAGACGGTGGACCGGAAGGATTGGCGCGTGCTGCTGAGCTGGCACATCGCGGAGACGCGGGAGAAGGCGCGGGAGGAGGCGAAGGACGGTCTCTTCCGCCATCATAACGAATACATCACCGCGACCCTCCAGCGGCCCGGCGCGGTGGCCTTCAAGAGCCCGGACGAGGCGGTGGACCGGACGGCGTTCGTGCCCGGCGCCGTGTCCACCATCGGCACGCCGGACGACCTCGTGGCGCGCATCAAGTCGGTGCTCGACATGTCGGGCGGGTTCGGCACCGTCGTCGGCTTCGTGCACGACTGGGCCAATCCCGAGAACACCATGCGCAGCTGGGACATGGTCGCCCGCTACGTCGTGCCGGAGATCAACGGCTACCTGGCGAAGCTGCGCGAGTCGCGTGAGTTCCTCGCCACGAACCGCGAGTACTTCAACCGGGCGCGGGAGGCGGTGATGGCCAAGATCACCGAGAACGAGGCGGCGGCCGCCGCCCTCAAGGTGACGAAGTCACCGCTGCTTGCCGCCTCCGCGGGGAACCTGCCGGATCTGGATCAGGCGCGGGAGAAGCTCACGCCGCGATAA
- a CDS encoding efflux RND transporter periplasmic adaptor subunit, with the protein MRPRRFAVVLLIAGVLAAGIGLAACDKAADPATAKSPPPGVAVTVADVVARDVPVQVNAIGNVQALSTVSVLSMLNGEVLKVNFSEGQEVAAGAPLFTIDPRQLQASLLQAQATLAQHQAAVLQTQAVLAKDSSELENAKVDERRYKKLLEGDFVAREQYDQIATKVRSLSATIDADKAAIETAKALVRADEAAVENVRVQLSYTEIRAPIGGRTGSLLLHQGNVVKANDVGNPMVVINQIHPIYVAFAVPEAQLDEIQRYYRAAGELRVEARPPGAPGTVARGKVTFINNTVDASTGTIQVKATFPNDDNALWPGQFVNVSLVLTRQPNAIVVPSQAVQSGQKGQYVFVVKADQTVEARPVVPGAADGRDLVITSGLRPGERVVTDGQLRLVPGARVDVKAPPPGAPAAPAPAKAGG; encoded by the coding sequence ATGCGCCCGCGCCGCTTCGCCGTGGTGCTGCTGATCGCCGGCGTCCTCGCCGCCGGCATCGGGCTCGCCGCCTGCGACAAGGCGGCGGATCCCGCCACCGCGAAGAGCCCGCCGCCCGGCGTGGCGGTGACGGTGGCCGACGTCGTCGCCCGCGACGTGCCCGTGCAGGTGAACGCCATCGGCAACGTGCAGGCGCTCTCGACCGTCTCGGTGCTGTCGATGCTCAACGGCGAAGTGCTGAAGGTGAACTTCAGCGAGGGGCAGGAGGTAGCGGCAGGCGCGCCGCTCTTCACCATCGATCCGCGCCAGCTTCAGGCGTCGCTGCTCCAGGCGCAGGCGACGCTGGCCCAGCATCAGGCGGCGGTGTTGCAGACCCAGGCCGTCCTGGCCAAGGACTCCTCCGAGCTCGAGAACGCCAAGGTCGACGAGCGGCGGTACAAGAAGCTCCTCGAGGGCGACTTCGTGGCGCGCGAGCAATACGACCAGATCGCTACCAAGGTTCGGAGCCTCAGCGCCACCATCGACGCGGACAAGGCGGCGATCGAGACCGCGAAGGCGCTGGTGCGGGCGGACGAGGCCGCGGTGGAGAACGTGCGCGTGCAGCTCTCCTACACGGAGATCCGCGCGCCCATCGGGGGCCGCACCGGCAGCCTGCTCCTGCACCAGGGGAACGTGGTCAAGGCCAACGACGTCGGCAATCCGATGGTCGTGATCAACCAGATCCACCCGATCTACGTCGCCTTCGCGGTGCCCGAGGCGCAGCTCGACGAGATCCAGCGCTATTACCGGGCCGCCGGCGAGCTCCGGGTCGAGGCACGGCCTCCGGGCGCGCCCGGCACCGTCGCGCGGGGCAAGGTCACCTTCATCAACAACACCGTCGACGCCTCGACGGGGACCATCCAGGTCAAGGCCACGTTCCCCAACGACGACAACGCGCTCTGGCCGGGCCAGTTCGTGAACGTCTCCTTGGTCCTCACGCGCCAGCCCAACGCGATCGTGGTCCCGTCGCAGGCGGTGCAGAGCGGGCAGAAGGGCCAGTACGTGTTCGTGGTGAAGGCCGATCAGACGGTGGAGGCGCGGCCGGTGGTGCCGGGCGCGGCGGACGGCCGCGACCTGGTGATCACCAGCGGGCTCCGGCCGGGTGAGCGCGTGGTCACGGACGGCCAGCTCCGGCTCGTGCCCGGCGCGCGGGTGGACGTGAAGGCGCCGCCGCCGGGCGCGCCCGCCGCGCCCGCGCCCGCCAAGGCAGGCGGATGA
- a CDS encoding response regulator: MSVAASKPAPVGILVVDDVPSKLIAMEALLSDLHEHVVCVQSGADALRQLLKREFAVILLDVNMPDMDGFETAELIRQHPRLRRVPIIFMTAATDDTHELRGYSLGAVDYVLTPVVPDVLRTKVRVFVELFRMTEELKQQTEERVALAREQAGRTAAEDAARRSAFLAESGKTMTRSLHLEATAKTVLELLVPDLADAAMLRLRRNGSETVYARHHLAGEAWGDIPPDVTHAMDAVARTLGHQLLVAPGTGGPVMRGIVSPLFARGDLLGVLAIFREPAGAASYDRPTVALIEELAGRAAIALDNCLLYREIEERDIRKEQFVAMLAHELRSPLGAISSAVGVMELVGGDPAERAREIIKRQLFNLSQLVEDLVDTTRITTGKISLSRAAINLAEAVTRCIKTLEIAGRTNGYELRVDTEETWVFADSARLDQIVANLLGNALKYTPSGGIITIRVRTDGDRGMFEVTDTGRGMSPEALQRAFELFYQEERSQDRSRGGLGIGLTLVQQLVELHGGTVEASSEGEGRGSRFTVRLPLSTREAAHAPDVPKDPAEIGRRRILLVEDNADARQVLHMLLTLAGHEVDSAPDGTSGLEKAAATRPDIAVIDLGLPGVDGYEMARRLRAAGRDELGLIALTGYGQPADRQAALAAGFDAHVVKPVDPSHLASVISSVQRRRQSQNRSPRS; encoded by the coding sequence ATGAGCGTCGCCGCCTCGAAGCCCGCCCCGGTCGGCATTCTGGTCGTCGACGACGTGCCCTCCAAGCTGATCGCGATGGAGGCGCTCCTGTCCGACCTGCACGAGCACGTGGTCTGCGTGCAGTCCGGGGCCGACGCGCTGCGCCAGCTCCTCAAACGCGAATTCGCGGTCATCCTGCTCGACGTCAACATGCCCGACATGGACGGCTTCGAGACGGCCGAGCTGATACGGCAGCACCCCCGGCTGCGCCGGGTCCCCATCATCTTCATGACCGCGGCCACCGACGACACCCATGAGCTGCGCGGCTACTCTCTGGGCGCAGTGGACTATGTCCTCACCCCCGTCGTGCCGGACGTCCTGCGCACCAAGGTGCGGGTGTTCGTCGAGCTGTTCCGGATGACCGAGGAGCTCAAGCAGCAGACGGAAGAGCGCGTGGCCCTGGCCCGCGAACAGGCCGGGCGCACGGCCGCCGAGGACGCGGCGCGGCGCTCCGCATTCCTCGCCGAGTCGGGCAAGACCATGACGCGCTCGCTCCACCTCGAGGCGACGGCCAAGACCGTGCTCGAGCTCCTCGTCCCCGATCTCGCCGACGCGGCCATGCTGCGGCTTCGGCGCAACGGGAGCGAGACGGTCTACGCGCGGCACCATCTCGCAGGCGAGGCGTGGGGAGACATCCCCCCCGATGTCACGCACGCCATGGACGCGGTGGCGCGCACGCTCGGCCATCAGCTCCTCGTGGCGCCCGGCACGGGCGGCCCCGTGATGCGGGGCATCGTGAGTCCACTCTTCGCGCGTGGCGACCTCCTCGGCGTGCTCGCCATCTTCCGCGAGCCGGCGGGCGCCGCGTCGTACGATCGCCCCACCGTCGCCCTCATCGAGGAGTTGGCGGGGCGGGCGGCCATCGCCCTCGACAACTGCCTGCTCTACCGGGAGATCGAGGAGCGTGACATCCGAAAGGAGCAATTCGTGGCGATGCTCGCCCACGAGCTTCGGAGCCCGCTGGGCGCGATCAGCTCCGCGGTGGGCGTCATGGAGCTGGTGGGAGGCGATCCGGCGGAGCGCGCGCGGGAGATCATCAAGCGCCAGCTCTTCAACCTGTCCCAGCTCGTGGAGGATCTCGTCGACACCACGCGCATCACCACGGGAAAGATCAGCCTGAGTCGGGCGGCGATCAACCTGGCCGAGGCCGTCACCCGCTGCATCAAGACCCTGGAGATCGCCGGCCGTACGAACGGCTACGAGCTCCGCGTGGACACCGAGGAGACGTGGGTCTTCGCCGATTCCGCCCGACTCGACCAGATCGTGGCGAACCTGCTCGGCAACGCGCTCAAGTACACACCGAGCGGGGGGATCATCACGATCCGCGTCCGGACCGACGGCGATCGCGGCATGTTCGAGGTCACGGACACCGGACGCGGAATGTCTCCCGAAGCCCTGCAGCGCGCGTTCGAGCTCTTCTACCAGGAGGAGCGCTCCCAGGATCGCTCGCGCGGCGGGCTCGGCATCGGCCTCACTCTGGTGCAGCAGCTCGTGGAGCTGCACGGCGGCACGGTGGAGGCTTCCAGCGAGGGCGAGGGCCGCGGGAGCCGGTTCACCGTTCGCCTCCCGCTAAGCACGCGCGAGGCGGCGCACGCCCCCGACGTCCCCAAGGACCCCGCCGAGATCGGCCGCCGCCGGATCTTGCTGGTCGAGGACAACGCGGACGCCCGTCAGGTGCTGCACATGCTGCTCACCCTGGCCGGCCACGAGGTCGACTCCGCCCCCGATGGGACAAGCGGCCTCGAGAAGGCCGCGGCGACGCGCCCGGACATCGCGGTGATCGACCTCGGCCTACCCGGCGTAGATGGCTACGAGATGGCGCGACGCCTTCGGGCCGCCGGGCGCGACGAGCTCGGCCTCATCGCCCTGACCGGCTATGGACAGCCGGCCGACCGCCAGGCGGCGCTGGCCGCCGGGTTCGACGCGCATGTCGTCAAGCCGGTCGACCCGAGCCACCTGGCCTCCGTGATCTCGTCCGTGCAGCGGCGGAGACAGTCGCAGAACCGCTCCCCGCGGTCGTAG
- a CDS encoding TetR family transcriptional regulator, with amino-acid sequence MSTVTRLKRSPVAHPRDPEGTRTRILAAALAEFSAEGFAGARVARIARRARTNKRMLYHYFGNKEDLFREIFDRKLRERAGWITEAPAGLGESLAYWFEMACEDSDWIRLIQWEALALGDGRVIREDERRASLGRALADLRERQRRGLVPGDLDAGHLLLTILGVLTYPLAFPQVTRMVSGKNPADPAFRKQRAEFLRRFSEALAPRRREPAGARA; translated from the coding sequence ATGTCGACCGTCACCCGCCTCAAGCGCTCGCCCGTCGCGCACCCTCGCGATCCCGAAGGCACCCGCACCCGTATCCTCGCCGCGGCCCTCGCCGAGTTCTCGGCCGAGGGCTTCGCCGGCGCGCGCGTGGCCCGCATCGCGCGGCGCGCCCGGACCAACAAGCGGATGCTCTACCACTACTTCGGGAACAAGGAGGATCTCTTCCGCGAGATCTTCGACCGCAAGCTGCGCGAGCGGGCGGGGTGGATCACCGAGGCGCCGGCGGGCCTGGGGGAGAGCCTCGCCTACTGGTTCGAGATGGCGTGCGAGGACAGCGACTGGATCCGGCTGATCCAGTGGGAGGCGCTCGCCCTCGGTGATGGGCGCGTGATTCGCGAGGACGAGCGCCGCGCCTCGCTGGGGCGGGCGCTCGCCGATCTGCGCGAGCGCCAGCGCCGCGGGCTGGTGCCGGGCGATCTGGACGCCGGCCATCTCCTCCTCACCATCCTAGGCGTGCTCACATACCCCCTCGCCTTTCCGCAGGTGACCCGCATGGTGAGCGGCAAGAATCCCGCAGATCCCGCCTTCCGCAAGCAGCGCGCCGAGTTCCTGCGCCGCTTCTCCGAGGCCCTGGCGCCGCGCCGGCGCGAGCCGGCGGGAGCGCGCGCCTGA
- a CDS encoding HAMP domain-containing protein, translated as MAIAPTVSDSELDSAALLNALHALRRGDFSARLPSSWPGMAGRIADAFNDIVAVAEDLASELERLNRAVGKEGKITQRAALRGLSGEWLACGAAVNSLIDDLVAPTHAMARVIGAVAKGDLSQTVLLERDGRRMEGEFRRTATTVNSMVSQLGSFASEVTRIVREVGTEGKLGGQANVRRVAGTWKDLTDSVNSMAGNLTGQVRNIAEVTTAVANGDLSKKITVDVKGEFFELKNTINTMVDQLRSFGSEVTRVAREVGTEGRLGGQARVEGVSGTWKDLTDSVNFMASNLTDQVRNIADVTKAVAAGDLSKKVTVEVKGEILELKNTVNTMVDQLRSFAAEVTRVAREVGTDGKLGGQADVRDVAGTWKDLTDSVNFMASNLTSQVRNIAEVTTAVARGDLSKHITVAVKGEILELKNTFNTMVDQLSSFAAEVTRVAREVGTEGRLGGQADVKGVAGTWKDLTDSVNFMASNLTSQVRNIADVTKAVAAGDLSKKITVEVKGEILELKNTVNTMVDQLSSFAAEVTRVAREVGTEGKLGGQAQVQDVSGTWRGLTENVNFMAANLTSQVRGIARVVTGVANGDLRQKLTLEAKGEIAELANTINSMIDTLATFADQVTSVAREVGVEGKLGGQARVPGASGTWRALTDNVNQLAANLTTQVRAIAEVATAVTKGDLTRSIKVEAQGEVAALKDNINEMIGNLKDTTLKNSEQDWLKTNLAKFSRMLQGQKDLLTVARLILSELAPVVKAQHGVFYILRAPKHPAPAKLARLASYARGDVGETTHELRLGEGLVGQCAIERQKIVLDTVPPDYIRISSGLGHATPANIIVLPILFEGQIKAVLELASFERFTASDQALLDQLTESIGIVINTIEANMRTEDLLRQSQSLAAELQSRQEELQNTNQELQDKARLLADQNVQVEQKNQEVEQARKALEEKAEQLALTSKYKSEFLANMSHELRTPLNSLLILSDQLSRNPDGNLTDRQTEFAKTIHSSGTDLLMLINDILDLSKIESGTVVLDVSDLQLTDLHRYVERQFRHVAESKGLDFAVRLSPTLPRTMVTDAKRLQQVIKNLLSNAFKFTRRGSVSLEITTADPETVRDSASLGKAGTVLAFAVSDTGIGIPFDKQQIIFEAFQQADGSTSRKFGGTGLGLAISREIARLLGGELHLVSAVGHGSTFTLYLPQAYLQPVPIPGVSADVRPVAATVALVDGTTEEDDPAETPSGEIADDRDHLTAGDRSLLIVENDVAFARLLVDVARETGFKVLVTAFASTALALVHKHHPSAITLDISLPDMEGWRVLERLKSDLVTRHVPVTVITTGEDMRRGRLLGAFETVGKPIETRDGLRETLDRLMRCVDRLQKELVLVHPDAGERAELTQILASDGVSVRAVSALSALSGGLEDIGIDGVVLGVGAEADAVEVLGTGAGAHLRSVPVLAYGPPDWSAGVESLLTSRGVEAAVVPVSSLERLVDQCLLRLHRPVRMMSDSQREIVERLHHGSHVLRGRRVLIVDDDIRNIFALTSVLERHEMRIVSAETGRGAIELLDRHGDVEIVLMDLMMPEMDGFETMRAIRGDARFRTLPIIAVTAKAMKGDREKCIEAGASDYLAKPVDVEELMSKLRDWLAQ; from the coding sequence ATGGCGATCGCCCCAACGGTGTCCGACTCCGAGCTCGACAGCGCAGCGCTCCTCAATGCCCTGCACGCCCTCCGACGGGGTGACTTCTCCGCGCGGCTCCCGTCGAGCTGGCCGGGGATGGCCGGCCGGATCGCCGATGCCTTCAATGACATCGTGGCGGTCGCCGAGGACCTGGCATCGGAGCTCGAGCGGCTCAATCGCGCGGTCGGCAAGGAAGGCAAGATCACACAGCGCGCTGCGCTCAGGGGCTTGTCCGGAGAATGGCTCGCGTGCGGCGCCGCGGTCAACTCCCTGATCGACGATCTCGTGGCTCCCACCCACGCCATGGCGCGCGTGATCGGCGCCGTCGCCAAGGGCGATCTTTCGCAGACCGTGCTCCTCGAGCGGGATGGCCGGCGGATGGAAGGCGAGTTCCGGCGCACCGCGACGACCGTCAACAGCATGGTTTCGCAGCTCGGATCGTTCGCGTCGGAGGTCACCCGCATCGTCCGCGAGGTCGGCACCGAAGGCAAGCTGGGCGGCCAGGCCAATGTTCGGCGCGTGGCGGGGACGTGGAAAGACCTGACCGACAGCGTCAACTCGATGGCCGGCAATCTCACCGGCCAGGTCCGCAACATCGCCGAGGTCACGACGGCGGTCGCCAACGGTGACCTGTCCAAGAAGATCACCGTTGACGTGAAGGGCGAGTTCTTCGAGCTGAAGAACACCATCAACACCATGGTGGATCAGCTCCGCTCCTTCGGCTCCGAGGTGACACGGGTGGCGCGCGAGGTGGGCACCGAGGGGCGGCTGGGCGGCCAAGCCCGGGTGGAAGGCGTCTCGGGCACGTGGAAGGACCTCACCGACTCCGTCAACTTCATGGCCTCGAACCTCACCGACCAGGTCCGCAACATCGCGGACGTGACCAAGGCGGTGGCGGCCGGCGACCTCTCCAAGAAGGTCACCGTCGAGGTCAAGGGCGAGATCCTCGAGCTGAAGAATACAGTGAACACGATGGTGGATCAGCTCCGGTCCTTCGCCGCCGAGGTGACGCGGGTCGCCCGCGAGGTGGGCACCGACGGCAAGCTGGGCGGCCAGGCCGACGTGCGCGACGTAGCGGGCACGTGGAAGGACCTCACCGACTCGGTCAACTTCATGGCATCGAACCTCACCAGCCAGGTCCGCAACATCGCCGAGGTCACCACCGCGGTGGCGCGGGGCGATCTCTCGAAGCACATCACGGTGGCGGTGAAGGGCGAGATCCTCGAGCTGAAGAATACGTTCAACACCATGGTGGATCAGCTCAGCTCGTTCGCCGCCGAGGTCACGCGCGTGGCGCGCGAAGTCGGGACAGAGGGACGTCTCGGCGGCCAGGCCGACGTCAAAGGTGTCGCCGGCACCTGGAAGGATCTCACCGACTCGGTCAACTTCATGGCGTCGAACCTCACCAGCCAGGTCCGCAACATCGCCGACGTCACGAAAGCGGTGGCGGCCGGCGACCTCTCCAAGAAGATCACCGTCGAGGTCAAGGGCGAGATCCTTGAGTTGAAGAACACCGTGAACACCATGGTGGACCAGCTCAGCTCGTTCGCCGCCGAGGTCACGCGCGTCGCCCGCGAGGTGGGCACCGAGGGCAAGCTGGGCGGCCAGGCTCAGGTGCAGGACGTGTCGGGCACGTGGCGCGGGCTCACCGAGAACGTGAACTTCATGGCCGCCAATCTGACGAGTCAGGTGCGCGGCATCGCCAGGGTCGTCACCGGGGTGGCCAACGGCGACCTCCGTCAGAAGCTCACCCTCGAGGCCAAGGGCGAGATCGCGGAGCTGGCCAACACCATCAACAGCATGATCGATACGTTGGCCACGTTCGCGGACCAGGTCACGAGCGTGGCCCGCGAAGTCGGGGTGGAGGGCAAGCTCGGCGGCCAGGCGCGCGTGCCGGGCGCGTCAGGCACCTGGCGGGCCCTCACCGACAACGTGAATCAGCTCGCCGCCAACCTCACCACGCAGGTACGGGCTATCGCCGAGGTCGCGACCGCGGTGACCAAGGGCGATCTCACCCGGTCGATCAAGGTCGAGGCCCAGGGTGAAGTGGCGGCGCTGAAGGACAACATCAACGAGATGATCGGCAACCTCAAGGACACCACCCTCAAGAACAGCGAGCAGGACTGGCTCAAGACGAACCTGGCCAAGTTCAGCCGCATGCTCCAGGGGCAGAAGGATCTGCTCACGGTGGCGCGGCTCATCCTCTCCGAGCTGGCGCCGGTGGTGAAGGCGCAGCACGGGGTGTTCTACATCCTTCGCGCCCCCAAGCATCCGGCGCCTGCGAAGCTCGCCCGCCTCGCCAGCTACGCCCGCGGCGACGTGGGTGAGACCACCCACGAGCTCCGCCTCGGCGAAGGCCTCGTCGGCCAGTGCGCCATCGAGCGGCAGAAGATCGTCCTCGACACCGTGCCCCCGGACTATATCCGGATCTCCTCGGGGCTCGGCCACGCCACCCCCGCGAATATCATCGTCCTGCCGATCCTGTTCGAAGGGCAGATCAAGGCGGTGCTCGAGCTAGCCTCCTTCGAGCGCTTCACCGCGAGCGACCAGGCCTTGCTGGACCAGCTCACCGAGAGCATCGGCATCGTGATCAACACCATCGAGGCGAACATGCGCACGGAGGACCTGCTCCGCCAGTCGCAGTCGCTCGCCGCCGAGCTCCAGAGCCGGCAGGAAGAGCTCCAGAACACGAACCAGGAGCTCCAGGACAAGGCGCGTCTCCTCGCCGACCAGAACGTCCAGGTCGAGCAGAAGAACCAGGAGGTCGAGCAGGCGCGGAAAGCCCTCGAGGAGAAGGCCGAGCAGCTCGCCCTCACGTCCAAGTACAAGTCCGAGTTCCTCGCCAACATGTCCCATGAGCTGCGGACGCCGCTCAACAGCCTCCTCATCCTGTCCGATCAGCTCTCCAGGAATCCCGACGGCAACCTCACCGACAGGCAGACGGAGTTCGCGAAGACCATCCACTCATCGGGCACTGATCTGCTCATGCTCATCAACGACATTCTCGATCTGTCGAAGATCGAGTCCGGCACCGTCGTTCTCGACGTGAGTGACCTGCAGCTGACGGATCTGCACCGCTACGTGGAGCGGCAGTTCCGCCACGTCGCCGAATCCAAGGGGCTCGACTTCGCGGTGCGGCTGAGCCCGACCCTGCCCCGAACCATGGTGACGGACGCCAAGCGGCTCCAGCAGGTCATCAAGAACCTCCTCTCGAACGCCTTCAAGTTCACCCGGCGTGGCAGCGTGTCGCTCGAGATCACCACCGCCGATCCCGAGACGGTGCGCGACAGCGCGAGCCTCGGCAAGGCGGGCACCGTGCTGGCGTTCGCGGTGTCGGACACCGGCATTGGCATCCCGTTCGACAAGCAGCAGATCATCTTCGAGGCCTTCCAGCAGGCCGACGGCAGCACGAGCCGCAAGTTCGGCGGCACCGGCCTGGGCCTGGCCATCAGCCGCGAGATCGCCCGGTTGCTCGGCGGCGAGCTCCATCTCGTGAGCGCGGTCGGCCACGGCAGCACGTTCACGCTCTATCTCCCGCAGGCCTATCTCCAGCCCGTGCCCATCCCCGGAGTGAGCGCGGACGTCCGGCCGGTCGCGGCGACGGTCGCCCTCGTCGACGGGACGACCGAGGAGGACGATCCCGCCGAGACGCCGTCCGGGGAGATCGCGGACGACCGAGACCACCTCACGGCCGGGGATCGGTCCCTGCTCATCGTCGAGAACGACGTGGCCTTCGCCCGCCTGCTCGTCGACGTGGCGCGCGAGACCGGCTTCAAGGTCCTCGTCACCGCCTTTGCCTCCACCGCGCTCGCGCTGGTCCACAAGCACCATCCGTCCGCCATCACCCTCGACATCTCGCTGCCTGACATGGAGGGCTGGCGCGTGCTCGAACGGCTCAAGAGCGACCTGGTGACCCGCCACGTCCCCGTGACCGTCATCACGACCGGCGAGGACATGCGTCGGGGTCGCCTGCTGGGCGCATTCGAAACAGTCGGCAAGCCCATCGAGACGCGCGATGGTCTGCGCGAGACCCTCGACCGGCTGATGAGGTGCGTCGATCGGCTCCAGAAGGAGCTGGTACTGGTACACCCCGACGCGGGCGAGCGCGCCGAGCTGACTCAGATTCTTGCCTCGGACGGTGTGAGCGTCCGCGCGGTTTCGGCCCTCTCGGCTCTGAGCGGGGGCCTCGAGGACATCGGGATCGACGGCGTCGTGCTCGGCGTGGGAGCGGAGGCGGACGCGGTGGAGGTCCTGGGTACCGGCGCCGGCGCGCACCTGCGCTCGGTCCCGGTGCTCGCGTACGGGCCGCCCGACTGGAGCGCCGGCGTCGAGAGCCTGCTCACGTCCCGCGGCGTCGAGGCGGCGGTCGTCCCGGTGAGCTCGCTGGAGCGCCTCGTCGACCAGTGTCTGCTGCGCCTGCACCGGCCGGTCCGGATGATGTCCGACTCGCAGCGGGAGATCGTGGAGCGTCTGCACCACGGCTCCCACGTCCTCCGGGGACGGCGTGTCCTCATCGTCGACGACGACATCCGGAACATCTTTGCCCTGACCAGCGTCCTGGAACGGCACGAGATGCGCATCGTCTCCGCCGAGACGGGGCGTGGCGCGATCGAGCTGCTCGACCGGCACGGCGACGTCGAGATCGTGCTGATGGACCTCATGATGCCCGAGATGGACGGCTTCGAGACGATGCGGGCCATCCGCGGGGATGCGCGCTTCCGCACCTTGCCCATCATCGCAGTGACCGCGAAGGCGATGAAGGGCGACCGCGAGAAGTGCATCGAGGCGGGCGCGTCCGACTATCTCGCCAAGCCGGTGGACGTGGAGGAGCTCATGAGCAAGCTGCGGGACTGGCTGGCGCAGTAG